The following are from one region of the Odontesthes bonariensis isolate fOdoBon6 chromosome 16, fOdoBon6.hap1, whole genome shotgun sequence genome:
- the LOC142401303 gene encoding organic cation/carnitine transporter 2-like isoform X1 codes for MKDYAEAVAFLGEWGCFQQTVFFLLCASIVPNGFGSFNLVFLTDTPSHHCVVPGINLTEDWRENIIPITVVNGKQELSSCSRYRLDVVRNLSAQGYIPGKDINLTDLEQEGCLDGWSYSKDIYQSTVVSHFDLVCSEQWKQPFTSTVFFVGVLFGSFFSGFLSDRYGRKPVLFATMATQTIFTFAQVFSTSWIVFVILLFINGLGQISNYVAALVLGAEVLTGNMRVLYSSLGTNLGFAIGYMILPLFAYFLRDWKSLLLALSVPCLTYIPLWWVLPESPRWLLSQGRVEEADAIVRKAAEWNKVQAPRVIFEDCSIKKTKSQKKHYTVLDLFRHSSIRSTTLLLCLVFFTLTAGYYSLSYNTSQLHADPYISCFISAVVEVPAYFSSWIALRYLPRRLSVIAALILGAVPLFLIQLLPEYLSSLSLVLEMLSKYSITTGFSLMFAYTTELYPTVIRNTATGMTTTVSRMGSCISPFLLSLSAYFKYLPYITLGTLGVVSAFAALFLPESFKRPLPETIQQMHERKRIKCPCITRDGTSAPVELLDGPV; via the exons ATGAAGGATTATGCTGAAGCCGTTGCTTTTTTGGGCGAGTGGGGATGTTTCCAGCAGACTGTCTTCTTCCTGCTCTGTGCCAGTATTGTGCCAAATGGATTTGGTTCTTTCAATCTTGTTTTCCTGACAGACACACCGAGTCATCACTGTGTTGTACCTGGCATTAACCTCACAGAAGACTGGCGTGAAAACATCATACCAATAACC GTGGTGAATGGGAAACAGGAGCTGAGCAGCTGTAGCAGATACAGACTCGATGTGGTCAGAAATCTCTCTGCTCAGGGTTATATTCCTGGAAAGGACATTAATCTCACTGACCTGGAACAGGAGGGTTGCCTGGACGGGTGGAGCTACAGCAAAGACATCTACCAATCTACTGTCGTGAGTCAC TTTGACTTGGTGTGCAGTGAGCAATGGAAACAGCCATTCACCTCCACAGTCTTCTTTGTGGGGGTACTTTTTGGATCTTTCTTCTCAGGATTTCTGTCGGACAG ATATGGGAGGAAACCTGTTCTATTTGCAACCATGGCAACACAGACCATTTTTACATTTGCTCAGGTCTTCTCCACGTCATGGATCGTGTTTgtcatcctcctcttcatcaatGGTTTGGGCCAGATATCCAACTATGTGGCCGCTTTAGTATTGG GTGCTGAGGTCTTGACCGGCAACATGCGGGTCCTTTACTCATCCTTGGGCACAAATTTAGGCTTTGCCATAGGCTATATGATACTGCCTCTCTTTGCTTACTTTTTAAGGGACTGGAAATCGCTCCTCTTGGCTCTATCTGTCCCTTGTTTGACCTACATCCCCCTCTGGTG GGTCCTACCAGAGTCTCCTCGTTGGTTGCTTTCTCAAGGCAGAGTTGAGGAAGCTGACGCCATTGTGAGAAAGGCTGCAGAGTGGAACAAAGTTCAAGCACCAAGGGTCATCTTTGAAGACTGTAGT ATTAAGAAGACAAAGTCTCAGAAGAAACATTACACTGTGTTGGACCTCTTTAGGCACAGCAGCATTAGAAGCACAACACTCCTCCTTTGCTTGGTGTT TTTCACTTTGACTGCTGGCTACTATAGCTTGTCCTACAATACGTCCCAACTCCATGCCGACCCTTACATCAGCTGTTTCATCTCAGCAGTTGTAGAGGTCCCAGCATACTTTTCTAGCTGGATAGCACTACGCTACCTTCCACGAAGGCTGTCAGTCATTGCTGCCCTGATCCTTGGAGCAGTACCGCTATTTTTGATTCAATTGCTGCCAGAAT ATCTATCCAGTCTGTCTCTTGTACTGGAGATGCTGAGTAAATATAGCATTACCACTGGTTTCTCCCTGATGTTCGCCTACACTACAGAGCTTTACCCAACAGTGATCAGGAACACAGCAACAGGGATGACTACCACTGTCTCCAGGATGGGAAGCTGCATCAGCCCTTTTTTATTAAGTCTGA GTGCATATTTCAAGTACCTGCCTTATATTACATTGGGAACTCTGGGTGTTGTGTCAGCCTTCGCTGCTCTTTTCCTTCCAGAGAGTTTCAAACGACCATTACCTGAAACTATTCAACAAATGCATGAAAGAAAAAG AATAAAGTGTCCCTGCATAACAAGAGATGGAACCTCAGCACCTGTAGAACTGCTGGACGGTCCTGTATGA
- the LOC142401303 gene encoding organic cation/carnitine transporter 2-like isoform X2, with protein MKDYAEAVAFLGEWGCFQQTVFFLLCASIVPNGFGSFNLVFLTDTPSHHCVVPGINLTEDWRENIIPITVVNGKQELSSCSRYRLDVVRNLSAQGYIPGKDINLTDLEQEGCLDGWSYSKDIYQSTVVSHVFSTSWIVFVILLFINGLGQISNYVAALVLGAEVLTGNMRVLYSSLGTNLGFAIGYMILPLFAYFLRDWKSLLLALSVPCLTYIPLWWVLPESPRWLLSQGRVEEADAIVRKAAEWNKVQAPRVIFEDCSIKKTKSQKKHYTVLDLFRHSSIRSTTLLLCLVFFTLTAGYYSLSYNTSQLHADPYISCFISAVVEVPAYFSSWIALRYLPRRLSVIAALILGAVPLFLIQLLPEYLSSLSLVLEMLSKYSITTGFSLMFAYTTELYPTVIRNTATGMTTTVSRMGSCISPFLLSLSAYFKYLPYITLGTLGVVSAFAALFLPESFKRPLPETIQQMHERKRIKCPCITRDGTSAPVELLDGPV; from the exons ATGAAGGATTATGCTGAAGCCGTTGCTTTTTTGGGCGAGTGGGGATGTTTCCAGCAGACTGTCTTCTTCCTGCTCTGTGCCAGTATTGTGCCAAATGGATTTGGTTCTTTCAATCTTGTTTTCCTGACAGACACACCGAGTCATCACTGTGTTGTACCTGGCATTAACCTCACAGAAGACTGGCGTGAAAACATCATACCAATAACC GTGGTGAATGGGAAACAGGAGCTGAGCAGCTGTAGCAGATACAGACTCGATGTGGTCAGAAATCTCTCTGCTCAGGGTTATATTCCTGGAAAGGACATTAATCTCACTGACCTGGAACAGGAGGGTTGCCTGGACGGGTGGAGCTACAGCAAAGACATCTACCAATCTACTGTCGTGAGTCAC GTCTTCTCCACGTCATGGATCGTGTTTgtcatcctcctcttcatcaatGGTTTGGGCCAGATATCCAACTATGTGGCCGCTTTAGTATTGG GTGCTGAGGTCTTGACCGGCAACATGCGGGTCCTTTACTCATCCTTGGGCACAAATTTAGGCTTTGCCATAGGCTATATGATACTGCCTCTCTTTGCTTACTTTTTAAGGGACTGGAAATCGCTCCTCTTGGCTCTATCTGTCCCTTGTTTGACCTACATCCCCCTCTGGTG GGTCCTACCAGAGTCTCCTCGTTGGTTGCTTTCTCAAGGCAGAGTTGAGGAAGCTGACGCCATTGTGAGAAAGGCTGCAGAGTGGAACAAAGTTCAAGCACCAAGGGTCATCTTTGAAGACTGTAGT ATTAAGAAGACAAAGTCTCAGAAGAAACATTACACTGTGTTGGACCTCTTTAGGCACAGCAGCATTAGAAGCACAACACTCCTCCTTTGCTTGGTGTT TTTCACTTTGACTGCTGGCTACTATAGCTTGTCCTACAATACGTCCCAACTCCATGCCGACCCTTACATCAGCTGTTTCATCTCAGCAGTTGTAGAGGTCCCAGCATACTTTTCTAGCTGGATAGCACTACGCTACCTTCCACGAAGGCTGTCAGTCATTGCTGCCCTGATCCTTGGAGCAGTACCGCTATTTTTGATTCAATTGCTGCCAGAAT ATCTATCCAGTCTGTCTCTTGTACTGGAGATGCTGAGTAAATATAGCATTACCACTGGTTTCTCCCTGATGTTCGCCTACACTACAGAGCTTTACCCAACAGTGATCAGGAACACAGCAACAGGGATGACTACCACTGTCTCCAGGATGGGAAGCTGCATCAGCCCTTTTTTATTAAGTCTGA GTGCATATTTCAAGTACCTGCCTTATATTACATTGGGAACTCTGGGTGTTGTGTCAGCCTTCGCTGCTCTTTTCCTTCCAGAGAGTTTCAAACGACCATTACCTGAAACTATTCAACAAATGCATGAAAGAAAAAG AATAAAGTGTCCCTGCATAACAAGAGATGGAACCTCAGCACCTGTAGAACTGCTGGACGGTCCTGTATGA
- the LOC142401821 gene encoding general transcription factor II-I repeat domain-containing protein 2-like: MAKRKVDAENRDFQARWEAEYLFTEVKGKPVCLLCGESVAVMKEYNLRRHYQTSQKHTVKDKNMDTEQRLQKVKELKRGLKSRQAMFTHVKSQSEAAVKASFIVAKEVAKSARPFTEGEFIKKCMLEVCDAVCPDKRVLFSNVSLSRNTVAERVDQLSTNIKEQLVRKGKDFIAYSLAVDESTDTSDIAQLSIFVRGVDSSMSITEEFLALRPMYGTTTGQDLYEEVSRCVNEMGLPWEKLVGLTTDGAPAMCGRRSGLVARMRERMREENVTDELTAYHCIIHQESLCGKALKMEHVMSTIKRAVNIIRAKGLNHRQFKAFLGEFDTEYGDLPYHTEVRWLSQGKVLQRCFELREEICMFMESKGKDTTELRDETFLCEMAFLCDITSHLNEVNLQLQGRGRVISDMYTTVKAFKTKLSLWETQMRKENLSHFSSCQTMKEKLSTAVFPSAQFADKLNTLAADFQRRFADFEAQKSSFELLSNPFAVDVESAPPQLQMELIELQCNDTLKVKYERVGAAEFARFIPDTMPQLRIQAARTLSMFGSTYLCEQLFSLMKLNKTSHRSRLTDNHLHSILRISSAQSLTPNIDELVQMMRHHQVSGSSSDK; encoded by the coding sequence ATGGCAAAACGTAAGGTGGACGCTGAGAACAGGGACTTTCAAGCCAGGTGGGAGGCAGAGTACCTGTTTACGGAGGTAAAAGGCAAACctgtgtgtcttctgtgtggagAAAGTGTGGCGGTCATGAAAGAATACAACCTAAGAAGGCACTATCAAACATCTCAGAAACACACAGTCAAAGATAAGAATATGGACACGGAACAAAGGCTACAGAAGGTGAAAGAATTAAAACGAGGACTTAAGTCCAGGCAGGCTATGTtcacacatgtaaaatcacaaaGCGAGGCTGCTGTCAAGGCCAGCTTTATTGTGGCAAAAGAGGTCGCAAAATCAGCCCGGCCCTTTACAGAAGGAGAGTTTATCAAAAAGTGTATGCTTGAAGTTTGTGACGCAGTGTGCCCAGACAAAAGAGTTCTATTCTCAAACGTGAGCCTGAGCAGAAACACCGTTGCTGAACGTGTAGACCAGCTTTCCACCAACATAAAAGAACAGCTTGTGAGAAAGGGAAAAGATTTCATCGCATATTCTCTTGCTGTGGATGAGAGCACGGACACATCTGACATCGCCCAACTGTCAATTTTCGTCCGTGGAGTAGACTCCAGCATGAGCATAACAGAAGAGTTTTTGGCATTACGTCCTATGTATGGCACAACTACAGGACAAGATCTGTATGAAGAGGTATCCAGATGTGTAAATGAGATGGGGCTGCCTTGGGAAAAACTTGTGGGATTAACCACAGACGGAGCACCCGCAATGTGTGGGCGCAGGAGTGGATTGGTGGCAAGGATGCGTGAGAGGATGCGGGAGGAAAACGTCACAGATGAGCTGACAGCTTATCACTGCATCATACACCAGGAGTCATTGTGTGGCAAAGCCTTGAAAATGGAACATGTAATGAGCACCATAAAGCGAGCAGTTAACATCATCAGAGCCAAAGGTTTAAATCACCGCCAGTTCAAGGCATTTCTGGGAGAGTTCGATACAGAGTATGGTGACTTACCGTATCACACAGAGGTGCGATGGCTAAGCCAGGGAAAGGTGCTGCAAAGATGTTTCGAGCTGCGTGAGGAGATCTGTATGTTCATGGAAAGCAAGGGGAAAGACACAACAGAGCTCCGAGATGAAACTTTCCTGTGTGAAATGGCGTTTCTCTGCGACATCACGAGCCATCTGAATGAGGTGAATCTGCAGCTGCAGGGACGGGGACGTGTCATCTCTGATATGTACACAACAGTGAAGGCCTTTAAAACCAAGCTGAGTCTGTGGGAGACGCAGATGCGTAAAGAAAACTTGAGCCACTTTTCCAGCTGCCAGACCATGAAGGAGAAGCTCTCTACCGCTGTGTTCCCGAGTGCACAGTTCGCTGATAAACTCAACACACTTGCCGCCGACTTCCAACGCCGATTTGCTGACTTTGAAGCCCAAAAAAGCAGCTTTGAACTGCTCAGCAATCCCTTTGCAGTTGATGTGGAAAGCGCACCACCACAACTGCAAATGGAGTTGATTGAGCTCCAGTGCAATGACACACTGAAAGTAAAATACGAGAGAGTGGGTGCTGCTGAGTTTGCACGTTTCATCCCCGACACAATGCCCCAGTTGCGCATCCAAGCTGCTCGGACGCTCTCTATGTTTGGCAGCACATACCTGTGTGAACAACTGTTCTCACTAATGAAGCTAAACAAAACATCACACAGGAGCCGTCTTACCGACAATCACCTTCACTCAATCCTGAGGATTTCCTCAGCTCAGAGCCTAACCCCGAACATCGATGAACTTGTGCAAATGATGAGACACCACCAAGTATCAGGCTCCTCCTCAGACAAGTGA